One window from the genome of Microscilla marina ATCC 23134 encodes:
- a CDS encoding phage tail tape measure protein: protein MNISHLKNVLNTYKNVNQKIDEHKKRLSEINPKVQELKKDIESWGKVTQKTFAHFQFDNLNKEVKKLDRNLKSLETAKNVKDRFPTTQLGKYNKQLKDIQALRNKSKSGKSNGYVKGYDKQIAQINRLIKKEEMLKLLLTSRKQMKSQDSNADFTKLDQQIGTVSKSLNRLKKQNVYQGLSKGIQKTFTPLDQLEKKLTNLEKARNKAFSATQIKHYNTQIAKTQKSIDGIKKLQGTFYTNEQKVAAKEKLHGQVAQGVTFLKSAVSEAAKYSDKMVEVAHATGMSQKSLRELQKIHTRTSDSALLDMMKQSTAIPDTMRVKFVQVADKIQSTMGNIFGASPNALAGTMQNMFRNLSPDQAVGMDVAKFTEKIASSMLVLRKQGASATNLFEMLKSTQSLGKLAPANHQLLAMAATLEGVGIKAPQASAALTKIMHGIAANRKNFAGFLGKTPEGLEKLKSGEVLQALIEKLSTLKSPQAALRQLMSLGIKGKGSADAIKVLTQLIQKSGDYQSHLLALKQDLGGVTALTKAYNDVNNSLGGKMAIASKSFVRLQVAIGGMLAPAVEWLAIKFEQLAAFLQTNWGAIKPILLGVAFAIGILYMNMLRLKLALLPTMAPILFLATGFGMLIAAVRTGNPVLFLASVLFLVLTRRIWMQVFGINALGMAQMIAAVRSFSFIKIWKLLNTVMNNNPILRVVMILSLLIAAVQWAYKEFDWFREIVDGFFALLKPVISLIGGLFSGFFSMLTSGFRKTGEQMNVLGNKKDMLNKKFSTPTAYNVNVNGEQMSIDKKMDAFAQKRRIEEKGIRDRNGQKVRGNQQILGKYYITNEEILRRLLAYEKVYLGTEDKKALHTKISQVDRAPRAMSFNEAQAKKFLEDKNVLEKKKIAPKDRTIDSVQIPAKEKQRLLDQMYAHNAKVRKAAQKGMGGFSGTFHQDSKENKKLQGGLQQVSASGVKEKNYHIKIGSFVDGDFVVKSENIETGTQQTYDKFLEMFMRVVNNAQQS, encoded by the coding sequence ATGAATATATCACACTTAAAAAATGTTTTGAATACTTATAAAAATGTAAATCAAAAAATTGATGAGCATAAAAAACGACTTTCGGAGATAAATCCCAAGGTGCAGGAATTAAAAAAAGACATAGAGTCTTGGGGTAAAGTAACTCAAAAGACCTTTGCGCATTTTCAATTTGATAACTTAAACAAAGAAGTTAAAAAACTTGATCGAAATCTAAAAAGCCTTGAGACTGCAAAAAATGTCAAAGATAGGTTTCCTACGACCCAACTGGGTAAATACAACAAACAGCTCAAGGATATTCAAGCCTTAAGAAACAAGAGTAAATCTGGGAAAAGTAATGGATATGTAAAAGGATATGATAAACAAATTGCACAAATCAATCGCTTAATTAAAAAGGAAGAAATGCTCAAGCTTCTTTTGACCTCTCGAAAGCAAATGAAGTCGCAGGATTCAAATGCAGATTTTACCAAATTAGATCAACAGATAGGCACAGTTAGTAAGAGCTTAAATAGGTTAAAAAAACAGAATGTTTATCAAGGTTTGAGTAAAGGTATACAAAAAACATTTACCCCGCTTGATCAACTTGAAAAAAAGCTGACAAACCTGGAAAAAGCTAGAAATAAAGCTTTTTCTGCGACACAAATCAAACATTATAATACTCAAATAGCCAAGACTCAAAAAAGTATTGATGGGATAAAGAAGTTGCAGGGTACGTTTTATACAAATGAGCAAAAAGTAGCTGCAAAAGAAAAACTTCATGGTCAAGTGGCTCAGGGCGTCACATTTCTCAAGTCGGCTGTATCAGAAGCAGCTAAGTATAGCGATAAAATGGTAGAGGTAGCCCATGCCACAGGCATGTCTCAAAAATCGCTGCGAGAATTGCAAAAGATACATACGCGTACCTCAGACAGTGCTTTGTTGGATATGATGAAGCAATCCACTGCCATTCCTGATACTATGAGGGTAAAGTTTGTTCAAGTAGCAGATAAAATTCAGTCTACGATGGGCAATATATTTGGGGCAAGTCCTAATGCTTTGGCAGGAACCATGCAAAATATGTTTCGCAACCTGAGCCCTGATCAGGCTGTAGGAATGGATGTGGCTAAGTTCACCGAAAAAATTGCTTCATCTATGCTGGTTTTGCGCAAACAAGGTGCAAGTGCTACCAACTTGTTTGAAATGCTCAAAAGCACTCAATCATTAGGAAAGTTAGCCCCTGCCAATCATCAGCTTTTGGCTATGGCTGCTACCCTTGAAGGAGTAGGTATAAAGGCACCACAAGCTTCTGCTGCTTTGACTAAAATAATGCATGGCATAGCTGCCAATCGCAAAAATTTTGCAGGTTTTTTGGGCAAAACGCCTGAAGGTTTAGAAAAATTGAAATCAGGGGAGGTATTACAAGCATTGATAGAGAAATTATCTACTCTTAAGAGCCCTCAGGCTGCTTTAAGGCAATTAATGTCTCTCGGTATTAAAGGGAAAGGCTCTGCTGATGCCATTAAGGTGCTTACTCAACTGATTCAGAAGTCAGGTGATTATCAATCTCATTTGCTGGCACTTAAGCAGGATTTAGGTGGAGTTACGGCGCTAACAAAAGCCTACAATGATGTGAATAACTCTTTGGGAGGCAAAATGGCTATAGCAAGCAAGTCATTTGTACGATTGCAAGTAGCCATAGGAGGGATGTTGGCTCCAGCTGTAGAGTGGCTGGCAATAAAATTTGAACAACTGGCGGCTTTTTTACAAACTAACTGGGGTGCTATCAAGCCTATATTGTTGGGAGTAGCATTTGCTATTGGCATATTATACATGAATATGTTAAGGTTGAAATTAGCTTTGCTGCCTACCATGGCACCTATATTATTTTTAGCCACAGGCTTTGGGATGTTGATAGCAGCAGTGCGTACGGGCAACCCTGTGCTGTTTTTAGCATCGGTGTTGTTTTTAGTTTTGACCCGAAGAATTTGGATGCAAGTATTTGGCATAAATGCTTTGGGCATGGCACAAATGATAGCAGCGGTGAGATCCTTCTCATTTATAAAAATCTGGAAGCTACTCAATACTGTGATGAATAATAATCCAATTTTACGAGTAGTAATGATTCTTTCTCTCTTGATAGCAGCAGTACAATGGGCTTATAAAGAGTTTGACTGGTTTAGAGAGATTGTAGATGGCTTTTTTGCTCTTCTTAAGCCAGTCATCAGTTTGATTGGAGGTCTCTTTAGTGGTTTTTTCTCTATGCTTACTAGTGGGTTCAGAAAGACAGGCGAGCAAATGAATGTTTTGGGAAATAAAAAAGATATGCTAAACAAAAAATTCAGCACTCCCACTGCTTACAATGTAAATGTAAATGGAGAACAGATGTCTATTGATAAAAAGATGGATGCTTTTGCGCAAAAACGACGAATTGAAGAGAAAGGAATAAGGGATCGCAATGGACAAAAGGTTCGTGGTAACCAACAAATTTTGGGTAAATACTACATTACTAACGAGGAGATTTTGAGGCGGCTACTAGCTTACGAAAAAGTATATCTAGGTACTGAAGATAAAAAAGCACTGCATACAAAAATTAGCCAAGTGGATAGAGCTCCAAGAGCTATGAGTTTTAATGAGGCGCAGGCTAAAAAGTTTTTAGAGGATAAAAACGTGTTGGAAAAAAAGAAAATAGCTCCGAAGGATAGAACGATTGATAGCGTGCAAATTCCAGCAAAGGAAAAACAACGTTTATTGGATCAAATGTATGCCCACAACGCTAAAGTGCGCAAAGCAGCTCAAAAAGGAATGGGAGGATTTTCGGGAACTTTTCACCAAGATAGCAAAGAAAACAAAAAACTTCAAGGAGGTCTACAGCAAGTATCGGCTAGTGGAGTAAAAGAAAAAAACTATCATATTAAGATTGGTAGTTTCGTAGATGGAGATTTTGTAGTGAAATCCGAAAATATAGAAACTGGCACTCAACAAACCTATGATAAGTTTTTGGAAATGTTTATGAGAGTAGTTAACAATGCACAACAATCTTAA
- a CDS encoding DUF6046 domain-containing protein, with the protein MALFDQQKFLNFYGFVPSVLGVDQYLDVHGTVIKAANRISGAAGAEITKRLDSRPENPLKKSTNTTQNASVFDLTLGEGREKGDAYTFNPPPVISVNLKKNVITTKVAGSARPPVVEMIGHDVFKIKIQGYIENTKKHKINYQPNQLTQLQNALNLVETNYGELYVRDDQFPIDKLDELYQLFAKNEALPVKCKLLSKLGIGSIVITEISDITYYPTAFTYSFNAIADEHKEILVLEK; encoded by the coding sequence ATGGCATTATTCGATCAACAAAAATTTTTGAACTTTTATGGCTTTGTTCCCAGTGTGTTGGGGGTAGACCAATACTTGGATGTACATGGGACTGTTATTAAAGCCGCAAACCGAATATCGGGAGCTGCAGGTGCTGAGATTACTAAAAGGTTGGATAGCAGACCAGAAAATCCGCTCAAGAAATCTACTAATACAACTCAAAATGCTTCGGTATTTGATCTTACCTTGGGTGAGGGAAGAGAAAAAGGCGATGCTTACACCTTTAATCCTCCACCTGTTATATCTGTAAATCTTAAGAAGAATGTAATCACAACAAAAGTAGCTGGTTCGGCTCGCCCACCTGTGGTAGAAATGATTGGACACGATGTTTTTAAGATAAAAATACAAGGATACATAGAGAATACAAAAAAACATAAAATCAACTATCAACCTAATCAGTTGACTCAGCTACAAAACGCACTGAATTTAGTAGAGACTAACTACGGAGAATTGTATGTTCGGGATGATCAATTTCCAATAGATAAACTCGATGAATTATACCAATTATTTGCAAAAAATGAAGCATTGCCTGTAAAGTGTAAGTTATTGAGCAAGTTAGGAATAGGTTCTATTGTTATTACGGAAATATCTGATATAACGTATTATCCTACTGCTTTTACTTACTCATTTAATGCTATTGCGGATGAGCATAAAGAAATATTGGTTTTGGAAAAATAA
- a CDS encoding PP2C family protein-serine/threonine phosphatase: MKAFYDFFISDFRIKDSQRIRKNPKLLLHFCVIAALFCGVYAIVCLSIGFVPAVYANLSLFVLFVACIFLYKTTISFHHLSQVFLIICFTGLIAFIYLSGGIASVALSWICFIPITAILLIDLRQGVVWLGLGILVILGFAMAGTLPNQLPKQGHTLYSVMLNTGLACMITWLTSIFVQIKEKSQQVIQAQNLELKIQKEEMQVQNEELVQQKEEVVSQRDFIEKKNQEMKFLNNKLGSSERVLRKAVKSLRESQQKISNKNEVLEQRDRFIQKSIRSAVTIQETLLPHPQKLNELLRDYFVIYYPKDKVSGDFYWLNKVGCHTILVVSDCTGHGIPGAFMTMIGNTLLDKIVSTEKITSPAAILDALHTEIQLVLRQKETQDINGMDATIVSLEQANGALTRLTFAGAKNSLFYLPKGELLLCELKGARKSLGGIQNENKQFVNHVLNLAPESLIYLGSDGLQDQNDVHRKKFGKDRLIRMLNQIALLPLSGQKEKIEEALHQQMINTTQRDDILWLGIRI; this comes from the coding sequence ATGAAGGCATTTTATGATTTTTTTATCAGTGATTTTCGCATAAAAGACAGCCAGCGAATTAGAAAGAACCCCAAACTGCTGCTGCACTTTTGTGTAATAGCCGCCTTGTTTTGTGGGGTTTATGCTATAGTATGCCTGTCGATTGGTTTTGTGCCAGCCGTGTATGCAAACCTGAGTTTATTTGTATTGTTTGTAGCCTGCATTTTTTTATACAAAACCACCATTTCTTTTCATCATCTCAGCCAGGTTTTTTTAATTATTTGTTTCACTGGGTTGATCGCATTTATATACCTGTCGGGTGGCATAGCGTCAGTGGCACTCTCCTGGATCTGTTTTATTCCCATTACAGCTATTTTGTTAATAGATCTCAGGCAAGGCGTTGTCTGGCTTGGCTTAGGAATATTGGTTATTTTGGGGTTTGCCATGGCAGGTACATTGCCCAATCAACTGCCCAAACAAGGGCACACACTCTATAGTGTGATGCTAAATACAGGGCTGGCTTGTATGATTACCTGGCTTACCAGCATTTTTGTGCAGATCAAAGAAAAAAGCCAGCAGGTGATCCAGGCACAAAACCTTGAATTAAAGATTCAAAAAGAGGAAATGCAGGTGCAAAACGAAGAGTTAGTGCAGCAAAAAGAAGAAGTGGTGAGCCAGCGGGACTTTATCGAGAAGAAAAACCAGGAAATGAAATTTTTGAATAATAAATTGGGCAGTAGCGAGCGTGTATTGCGAAAAGCGGTGAAATCTTTAAGAGAATCTCAACAAAAAATAAGTAATAAAAACGAAGTGCTCGAACAACGCGACCGGTTTATTCAAAAAAGTATTCGTTCGGCAGTAACGATTCAGGAAACCTTATTGCCCCACCCTCAAAAACTAAATGAGTTGCTGCGTGACTATTTTGTTATTTATTATCCTAAAGACAAAGTATCGGGTGACTTTTACTGGCTAAACAAGGTAGGGTGTCATACTATACTGGTGGTGAGCGATTGTACCGGACACGGTATTCCGGGGGCTTTCATGACAATGATTGGCAACACTTTGCTTGATAAGATTGTCAGCACCGAAAAAATCACCAGCCCTGCGGCTATACTTGATGCCTTACACACTGAAATACAGTTGGTATTGCGCCAAAAAGAAACTCAAGATATCAATGGAATGGATGCTACTATTGTAAGCCTTGAGCAAGCAAATGGTGCCCTCACCCGGTTGACATTTGCTGGAGCAAAAAACTCACTGTTTTATTTGCCTAAAGGCGAATTGTTATTGTGTGAACTGAAAGGAGCACGCAAATCGTTGGGGGGCATACAAAACGAAAATAAACAGTTTGTGAACCACGTACTGAATCTGGCTCCCGAAAGCCTGATTTATTTGGGGTCAGACGGACTGCAAGACCAAAATGATGTACATAGAAAAAAGTTTGGCAAAGACCGTCTGATCAGGATGTTAAATCAAATAGCCTTGCTGCCATTGTCGGGGCAAAAAGAGAAAATAGAAGAAGCCTTACACCAGCAAATGATCAATACCACTCAGCGTGACGATATTTTGTGGTTGGGCATACGCATATAA
- a CDS encoding RNA polymerase sigma factor gives MMDVQTYQDQFVEFRSSLSSYIYRLVAHHQNTEDIVQEAYVKAFQHLAKFRGESSFKTWVFAIATNLAKDFLKKEQRWQEDYQDRCREATYASQEIQQTMADIAQNSTYGQFVLREHIDYCFTCISKTLMLEEQVCVILKEVYAFKVREIEVIMELSEGQVKYGLANARARLRHIFDNRCSLINKNGACHQCSELNGMFNPKQVFAAEANKIEMVKAQDKANHEQLLNLRLQLIQSIDPINAQGFDLHNYMLENMPHHVK, from the coding sequence ATGATGGATGTACAAACCTACCAAGATCAATTCGTTGAATTTCGATCTTCACTTAGCTCTTATATATACCGTTTGGTGGCACACCACCAAAACACCGAAGACATAGTGCAGGAGGCTTACGTCAAGGCTTTTCAGCACTTGGCAAAGTTTAGAGGTGAGTCTTCTTTCAAGACGTGGGTTTTTGCCATTGCTACCAATCTTGCCAAAGATTTTCTAAAAAAAGAGCAGCGTTGGCAAGAAGACTATCAGGACCGATGCCGCGAAGCCACTTATGCTTCTCAAGAGATTCAACAAACTATGGCAGACATTGCCCAAAACTCAACTTATGGTCAATTTGTATTGCGAGAACACATAGACTATTGCTTTACTTGTATAAGCAAAACCCTGATGTTGGAAGAACAGGTTTGTGTGATTTTAAAAGAAGTATATGCCTTTAAAGTGCGTGAAATTGAAGTGATTATGGAATTGAGCGAGGGACAGGTAAAGTATGGATTAGCCAATGCCCGCGCTCGTTTGCGCCATATTTTTGATAACCGTTGTTCACTCATTAATAAAAATGGCGCCTGCCATCAGTGTTCTGAACTGAACGGGATGTTTAACCCCAAGCAAGTATTTGCGGCAGAGGCTAACAAAATAGAGATGGTGAAAGCACAAGACAAAGCAAACCATGAACAATTGCTCAATTTAAGACTACAGCTCATACAAAGCATAGACCCTATCAATGCCCAAGGATTTGACTTGCACAATTATATGTTAGAAAATATGCCTCATCATGTAAAATAA
- a CDS encoding SRPBCC domain-containing protein, with protein MTSQATQQNGQAVKVKHTFKLQYSVKVNIAAPAEKIWGLLTNAADFPKWNSTVEKIEGQIALNEKITVFVKLSKRPFNLKVSELVPNKKMVWQSGAAAFKGVRTYTLTDCADGTADFEMQEVFSGFMLPLIAGSLPDFTQAFEDFAADLKTASEAG; from the coding sequence ATGACAAGTCAAGCTACACAACAAAATGGACAAGCAGTGAAGGTAAAACATACTTTTAAACTGCAATATAGTGTGAAAGTAAACATAGCGGCGCCCGCAGAAAAAATATGGGGTTTGCTTACCAATGCCGCCGATTTCCCGAAATGGAACTCCACTGTAGAAAAGATAGAAGGGCAGATTGCCCTGAATGAAAAGATCACTGTATTTGTAAAATTAAGCAAGCGCCCTTTTAATCTAAAAGTGAGCGAATTGGTACCAAATAAAAAAATGGTGTGGCAAAGTGGGGCGGCAGCTTTCAAAGGAGTGAGAACTTATACACTGACCGATTGTGCGGATGGAACAGCGGACTTTGAAATGCAGGAGGTGTTTAGTGGCTTTATGCTTCCGCTCATTGCGGGCAGTTTGCCTGATTTTACCCAAGCTTTCGAAGATTTTGCGGCTGACCTAAAAACAGCCTCAGAAGCTGGTTGA
- a CDS encoding pentapeptide repeat-containing protein, whose protein sequence is MKHIEEKFTVLKHSFLSKNPDESYRLNQPAQALVILSDLFAAKELSLDEVVFLTQLVEAETEELGMELSERMSFFMPDLLDQQFIHVAKVHTHIAPNVLMKNTFVAYISILAYAHPRYNFVPAEPALRDKFTFMLKMTKPLRLNLQYQNLSNANLSYCDLRGALLNHANLENTILLSANLESAHLTSANCQGANLRKANLDNVQAHFTSFYAATMTDTQLENAQLTEADLRKANLAGSNLSGAYLYETNLQAADLRLIKAHYSRWHDADLTQANLANSDLFQADLRYALLKAANLQGVNLKEAYLDHANLVEANLSDTKAEGAHFHNVDLTGANLEYADFAGVDLSMSCLKDTLLAQTNMAAANLNQSDMRVRNVKQSVFTGATMADNTREFLVRKGGVM, encoded by the coding sequence ATGAAACACATTGAAGAAAAATTTACAGTACTCAAGCATTCTTTCTTGTCTAAAAATCCTGATGAGAGTTATCGACTCAATCAGCCAGCGCAAGCGTTGGTTATTTTGAGCGACTTGTTTGCCGCAAAAGAGCTATCGCTTGATGAGGTAGTTTTTTTAACCCAATTGGTAGAAGCCGAAACCGAAGAACTGGGAATGGAGCTGAGCGAACGCATGAGTTTTTTTATGCCCGACCTGCTCGATCAGCAGTTTATTCATGTGGCGAAGGTTCATACCCATATAGCGCCCAATGTGTTGATGAAAAACACATTTGTTGCGTATATTTCTATATTGGCGTATGCACACCCTCGCTATAACTTTGTGCCTGCCGAGCCTGCTTTGCGCGATAAGTTTACCTTTATGCTTAAAATGACCAAACCTTTGCGGTTAAACTTGCAATATCAAAACTTAAGCAATGCTAATTTGTCGTACTGTGACTTGAGGGGTGCTTTGTTGAACCATGCCAACCTTGAAAACACGATTTTGTTAAGTGCCAATCTGGAAAGTGCCCACCTGACCTCTGCCAATTGTCAGGGAGCCAACCTGCGCAAAGCCAACTTAGACAATGTACAGGCACATTTTACCTCTTTTTATGCGGCTACTATGACCGATACTCAACTGGAAAACGCTCAGTTGACAGAGGCTGATTTGCGCAAAGCTAACCTGGCAGGGAGCAATCTCAGTGGAGCTTATTTGTATGAAACCAACCTGCAGGCTGCCGACCTACGCTTGATAAAAGCTCATTATTCGCGTTGGCACGATGCAGATCTTACCCAGGCAAACCTTGCCAACAGTGATTTATTTCAGGCAGACTTGCGTTATGCACTATTGAAAGCCGCCAATCTGCAAGGAGTCAACCTCAAAGAGGCTTATTTAGACCATGCCAACCTGGTGGAGGCAAACTTAAGCGACACTAAAGCTGAAGGGGCGCACTTTCATAATGTAGACCTGACTGGGGCAAACCTCGAATATGCTGATTTTGCTGGGGTAGACCTGTCCATGTCTTGCCTGAAAGATACTTTGCTTGCCCAAACTAATATGGCAGCTGCCAACTTAAATCAAAGCGATATGAGGGTACGTAATGTAAAACAGTCAGTGTTTACTGGAGCTACAATGGCTGATAATACACGAGAGTTTTTGGTGCGCAAAGGAGGGGTAATGTAA
- a CDS encoding c-type cytochrome, with protein MKQNFTLCLFLIAVAVTLFSFTDSDAQTDLKKSMERGKRIYGSYCQTCHMQNGLGIEGVFPPLAKSDYLMADRQRSIHQILNGASGKMVVNGKTYNGNMPPQGLTAKQTADVLNYIMNSWGNKAEIVTVGEVKAAQKKK; from the coding sequence ATGAAACAAAATTTTACATTATGCCTGTTTTTGATAGCAGTGGCTGTTACATTATTTTCGTTTACTGACAGTGATGCTCAAACCGACCTCAAAAAAAGCATGGAACGAGGCAAGCGTATTTATGGCAGTTATTGCCAAACTTGCCACATGCAAAATGGTTTGGGCATAGAAGGTGTTTTTCCTCCTTTGGCAAAGTCTGACTACTTGATGGCAGACCGACAACGTTCTATTCACCAAATACTGAATGGAGCATCGGGCAAAATGGTAGTCAATGGCAAAACCTATAACGGCAACATGCCCCCACAAGGACTTACTGCCAAACAAACAGCTGATGTGCTCAACTACATTATGAATAGTTGGGGCAACAAGGCCGAAATTGTAACAGTGGGCGAGGTAAAAGCTGCTCAAAAAAAGAAGTAA
- a CDS encoding DUF1573 domain-containing protein: protein MIKQKLTLALSLILLAGLTVFAQQMAFNTPQKATINTTKASFQWQKTAYSFGKITQNKPAKATFSFVNTGNEPLVITSAVGSCGCTVANYPKQPIRPGQKGEVTAVYNAAKLGSFNKTITLTSNAQQTKTVLSINGEVVKK from the coding sequence ATGATAAAACAAAAGTTAACACTCGCGCTTTCTCTTATCTTATTAGCAGGACTTACCGTATTTGCCCAACAAATGGCGTTTAATACACCCCAGAAGGCTACTATCAACACTACCAAAGCATCTTTTCAATGGCAAAAGACCGCCTACTCGTTTGGCAAAATAACGCAAAACAAGCCAGCAAAGGCTACTTTTAGCTTTGTAAATACCGGAAATGAGCCTTTAGTGATTACAAGTGCGGTGGGTTCTTGTGGGTGTACTGTAGCCAACTACCCCAAACAACCCATCAGACCAGGCCAAAAGGGGGAAGTAACGGCTGTATATAATGCAGCAAAGTTAGGGAGTTTTAACAAAACCATTACCCTGACCTCTAACGCCCAACAAACCAAAACGGTGCTGTCTATCAATGGTGAGGTAGTCAAAAAATAA
- a CDS encoding endonuclease, translating to MKHFKHLTLTLICLLLSMLTWAQTPPSNLDGASLRSWLKANYYEGKHNTLGYTEARRKMYNYIDNKNSKISGVYSGYAKSWSYGGTSTNPDPINCEHTVPQSFFGKAEPMKSDIHHLFPTYKNWNSIRSNYAFAEIDDNQTTQWMRHTSSQSSRPSSGINEYSEYANGKFEPREDHKGNVARAVFYFFTMYPTQAGSITSVGDLNTLYQWHLNDPVDAAEIARNNAIEQYQGDRNPYIDQPHLVARAWGFTGASDGGGGTAAYCASKGNSVADEWIGQVVVASIYKSSGANGGYADFTSVSTSLTQGATVNFTIKPAWSGSIYSEGYAVWVDFNQDGDFTDSGEQVFTHSATSASIVAGSFTVPASAVAGATRMRVSMKYNGVPTCCETISYGEVEDYTVNIGAGSGDSNNDGAGGNGSPDLFISEYVEGTSYNKGVEIANLTGAEVSLSGYSLRKQANGSGSWQVLNLSGALASGTVYTLANASATFSADLKTSHTVLNFNGNDAIALFKGETLIDIVGVYGDGSYFGQEVTLERKSSAYKPSSVYNPSYWTRHGQNIFSHFGQIGGASHRTTVQPIATNNKVRVFPVPASTQVNIQLSHAAKVVVANMQGQVVYQSSRKRRVFGINVSAWKKGIYVLTIQNSKTTTTQRLMVR from the coding sequence ATGAAACATTTTAAACATCTGACACTTACGCTTATATGCTTGCTGTTAAGCATGCTTACCTGGGCACAAACCCCTCCCTCCAACCTTGATGGAGCATCGTTGCGTAGTTGGCTTAAAGCCAATTATTATGAGGGTAAGCACAATACCCTAGGGTATACCGAGGCCCGCAGAAAAATGTATAACTACATTGACAACAAAAACAGTAAAATTAGCGGAGTATACTCCGGGTATGCCAAGAGCTGGTCTTATGGAGGCACCAGTACCAACCCTGATCCTATCAACTGTGAACATACTGTGCCTCAAAGCTTTTTTGGAAAAGCCGAACCTATGAAGTCTGATATTCACCACCTGTTTCCCACCTACAAAAACTGGAATAGCATCCGGTCTAACTACGCTTTCGCTGAAATTGACGACAATCAAACCACCCAATGGATGCGACACACAAGTTCCCAATCCAGCCGCCCCTCCTCTGGTATAAATGAATACAGCGAATATGCCAACGGTAAATTTGAACCGCGTGAAGATCACAAAGGAAATGTGGCTCGCGCGGTTTTTTATTTTTTCACCATGTATCCTACCCAAGCTGGCAGTATTACTTCGGTGGGTGACCTCAATACTTTATATCAATGGCATTTGAACGATCCGGTAGATGCTGCCGAAATTGCCCGCAACAACGCTATAGAACAGTACCAGGGCGACCGTAACCCTTACATAGACCAGCCCCACCTGGTAGCACGTGCCTGGGGATTTACTGGTGCGAGCGATGGCGGGGGTGGAACGGCGGCTTATTGTGCCTCTAAAGGCAATAGTGTGGCCGATGAATGGATTGGGCAAGTAGTAGTTGCCAGCATTTATAAATCATCGGGTGCCAATGGTGGTTATGCCGATTTTACCTCAGTGTCGACGAGCCTGACACAAGGTGCTACCGTAAATTTTACCATCAAACCAGCCTGGTCAGGGAGTATATATAGCGAAGGGTATGCAGTTTGGGTAGACTTTAACCAAGATGGCGATTTTACCGATAGCGGTGAGCAAGTGTTTACTCATTCGGCAACCAGTGCAAGCATAGTTGCAGGCTCTTTTACGGTGCCTGCCTCAGCAGTTGCAGGCGCTACCCGTATGCGTGTATCTATGAAATACAACGGAGTGCCTACATGTTGCGAGACCATCTCTTATGGCGAGGTAGAAGATTATACTGTAAATATTGGGGCAGGCAGTGGAGACAGCAACAATGACGGTGCAGGAGGAAATGGCTCACCTGATTTGTTTATTTCTGAGTATGTAGAGGGCACATCTTACAATAAAGGCGTTGAAATCGCCAATCTTACTGGTGCCGAGGTGAGCTTAAGTGGCTACTCTTTGCGCAAACAAGCCAATGGTTCAGGTAGCTGGCAGGTACTCAATCTAAGTGGGGCATTGGCAAGCGGTACTGTGTATACTTTGGCAAACGCCTCTGCTACTTTCTCGGCAGACCTGAAAACCAGCCACACTGTACTTAATTTTAATGGAAATGATGCCATTGCTTTGTTTAAAGGTGAGACACTCATTGATATAGTAGGGGTATACGGTGATGGCAGCTATTTTGGGCAAGAAGTGACTCTAGAGCGTAAGTCGTCAGCTTATAAGCCCTCTTCTGTCTACAACCCAAGCTACTGGACACGGCACGGACAAAATATTTTTTCTCACTTTGGGCAAATCGGCGGAGCCAGTCACCGTACTACAGTGCAGCCAATTGCTACAAACAACAAGGTAAGGGTTTTCCCCGTGCCTGCGAGCACTCAGGTAAATATACAACTAAGCCATGCCGCCAAGGTGGTGGTAGCGAATATGCAAGGTCAGGTAGTGTACCAAAGCTCCCGCAAACGCCGTGTATTTGGTATAAACGTAAGTGCTTGGAAGAAAGGTATTTATGTATTGACTATTCAAAACAGCAAAACCACTACCACCCAACGCTTGATGGTTCGTTAA